In candidate division KSB1 bacterium, one DNA window encodes the following:
- the lpxD gene encoding UDP-3-O-(3-hydroxymyristoyl)glucosamine N-acyltransferase, whose product MELSLAEIASLVQGELEGDGSIIIRGVAKIETASPGEITFLSNPKYAKYVETTQAAAILVSHDFPATDRPVIRTKNPYFAFLKVLQVFHPPLVTVAEGVHPTAIVDATAQLGKNVRIGPRVVIDRDCKIGDEVVIHPGVVLGPEVEIGHHTLIYANVTVRERVKIGSNVIIHSGTVIGSDGFGFAREGQQYFKIPQVGTVIIEDDVEIGANCAIDRATLGATVIHRGAKLDNLIQVAHNVEIGENTVIAAQTGISGSTKIGKNVMIGGQVGFVGHIEIGDNTVIGAQSGVSKSLPQNSTYFGYPARPMMQAKREEAALRRLPDLLKRVSELEARLESLLNK is encoded by the coding sequence ATGGAACTTTCATTAGCCGAAATTGCCTCGCTCGTTCAAGGAGAACTGGAGGGGGATGGTTCGATCATTATTCGCGGTGTGGCAAAAATCGAAACGGCCAGTCCTGGTGAAATTACTTTTCTATCCAATCCAAAGTATGCGAAATACGTAGAAACGACCCAAGCAGCCGCAATTCTGGTGAGTCATGATTTTCCAGCAACCGATCGGCCGGTGATTCGCACAAAGAACCCCTATTTCGCGTTTTTGAAAGTGCTGCAAGTCTTTCACCCTCCCCTCGTCACCGTGGCGGAGGGGGTTCATCCGACGGCAATAGTAGATGCCACGGCTCAGCTTGGAAAAAATGTCAGAATTGGGCCTCGTGTGGTAATTGATAGAGATTGTAAGATCGGGGATGAAGTGGTCATTCATCCTGGTGTGGTGCTCGGCCCCGAAGTGGAGATCGGCCATCATACGCTGATTTACGCGAACGTTACGGTGCGCGAACGGGTGAAGATCGGCAGCAACGTGATCATCCATAGCGGGACGGTGATCGGTTCCGATGGTTTCGGATTTGCGCGCGAAGGGCAGCAATATTTCAAGATCCCTCAGGTGGGAACGGTGATCATCGAGGACGATGTGGAGATCGGCGCAAATTGTGCGATTGACCGCGCGACGCTGGGCGCGACAGTCATCCATCGAGGGGCAAAACTGGATAATTTGATTCAGGTTGCCCATAATGTTGAGATCGGCGAGAACACGGTCATCGCAGCGCAAACTGGGATCTCTGGCAGTACCAAAATTGGAAAAAACGTCATGATCGGTGGCCAAGTGGGCTTTGTCGGCCACATTGAGATCGGGGATAACACCGTCATCGGTGCACAATCTGGGGTCTCGAAAAGTTTGCCCCAGAATTCGACCTATTTCGGCTACCCCGCAAGGCCTATGATGCAAGCCAAACGTGAGGAAGCTGCGCTGCGGCGACTGCCAGATTTGTTAAAACGAGTTTCCGAGCTGGAAGCCAGGCTAGAATCTTTACTCAATAAATGA
- a CDS encoding bifunctional UDP-3-O-[3-hydroxymyristoyl] N-acetylglucosamine deacetylase/3-hydroxyacyl-ACP dehydratase, whose product MLKNQRTIKQPVSISGVGLHTGNSSTLTFLPAPENYGIRFKRTDIPDCPEILADIEHVVDISRGTTIGQNCAVIHTVEHVLAAIAGLEIDNILVELTNNEPPVIDGSALPFVEILLKAGFETQNSPKDYIIIENTIAYHNEERKVDIIVVPSDQFRITFMVDYQNPALGTQYTSLYSLEEEFVTEFAPARTFCFLHEVEMLKEQGLIKGGNVDNAIVIIDREIDQSEFDRLKRLFNIPNSVVLGSNGILGGKELRFYNEPVRHKALDLIGDLALLGAPLIGHIVAARSGHAANVELVKVLRKEFEKKKITSKYQKRAAGKGVVLDINAIQKILPHRYPFLLVDKIIDLVPKQHVVGIKNVTANEPFFIGHFPDRPIMPGVLIIEAMAQVGGILLLDAEADPSDKLVFFTGIDNVKFRKPVLPGDQLRFELDMVRYRRSICKMVGKAFVGDDLVCEAELSAAVVPR is encoded by the coding sequence ATGTTAAAGAATCAACGGACTATTAAGCAACCAGTTTCTATCTCTGGCGTGGGGCTGCATACGGGTAATAGCTCCACGCTAACTTTTCTGCCAGCACCTGAAAATTACGGCATTCGGTTCAAACGGACGGACATTCCCGATTGCCCGGAAATTTTGGCCGACATCGAACACGTCGTGGATATCTCGCGGGGCACGACCATCGGTCAGAACTGTGCCGTGATTCATACTGTGGAACACGTTTTGGCTGCCATCGCCGGTTTAGAGATCGACAATATTCTGGTGGAGCTGACGAACAATGAACCGCCAGTCATCGATGGCAGTGCGCTCCCATTCGTGGAAATTCTCCTCAAAGCCGGGTTTGAGACGCAAAACTCGCCAAAGGATTATATCATCATCGAAAATACGATCGCTTATCATAATGAGGAGCGCAAGGTTGACATCATTGTCGTCCCGTCGGATCAGTTCCGCATCACTTTCATGGTCGATTATCAGAACCCAGCGTTGGGCACGCAATATACCTCACTCTATTCATTGGAAGAAGAATTTGTCACCGAATTTGCTCCAGCACGGACGTTCTGCTTTCTCCATGAGGTGGAGATGCTCAAGGAGCAAGGGCTAATTAAGGGTGGGAATGTGGATAATGCCATTGTAATTATCGATCGCGAAATTGATCAAAGTGAGTTCGATCGGCTGAAACGGCTGTTCAATATTCCCAATTCAGTCGTCTTGGGATCCAACGGCATTCTTGGCGGCAAGGAGTTACGCTTCTACAACGAACCCGTGCGACACAAGGCGCTAGATCTGATCGGTGATTTAGCCTTATTAGGTGCGCCGTTGATCGGGCATATTGTGGCGGCGCGGTCGGGTCATGCAGCCAATGTGGAATTGGTGAAGGTGCTTCGCAAGGAATTTGAAAAGAAGAAAATTACTTCCAAATATCAAAAGCGGGCGGCTGGCAAAGGTGTGGTCCTGGATATCAATGCCATACAGAAGATCCTGCCGCATCGCTATCCGTTTCTATTGGTTGATAAGATCATCGATTTGGTTCCCAAGCAGCATGTGGTCGGGATCAAAAATGTCACTGCCAATGAGCCGTTTTTCATCGGCCATTTTCCAGATCGACCGATTATGCCGGGGGTGTTGATCATCGAAGCCATGGCCCAGGTCGGCGGTATCTTGTTGTTGGATGCAGAGGCAGATCCCTCGGACAAGTTGGTGTTTTTCACTGGAATCGATAATGTCAAATTTCGCAAGCCAGTTCTGCCAGGCGATCAACTCCGATTTGAATTGGATATGGTTCGCTATCGCCGATCGATTTGCAAAATGGTCGGAAAAGCTTTTGTCGGAGACGATCTGGTCTGCGAGGCAGAACTCTCTGCTGCCGTGGTTCCACGATAA